The Phaseolus vulgaris cultivar G19833 chromosome 5, P. vulgaris v2.0, whole genome shotgun sequence genomic interval GTAAAGTAAAGAATAGAATTCTCAAAGTACCTGCAATTATTTTCTAAACAAAGACCTCCAGAAATTAACCAAGATATCAGgaattcttattaaaaaaacaccCACAAAATTGTCACAATGTAATAACATTAATTTgaacaaatatattttgttaatcAATCTTATTTATTAACACACAATTAATATAATTCCTCGTTATTTGATTTTAGGGCACAATATTCCAATTACTTTAAATACACTGATTTTAACATATAATATCTCTGATCATATATATTCTGTAATATCTCAATTTcattaatacatttatttaatcataaatactcttattatattaatattatactatgattttattatattatgctCGGATTTTGTGATATGATACCATCATACTAAAACCAATATCATTGATGCCCATGAAGTCTTATAAAATGTCCACTACTCTTAAGGAGTAAAATCAACTCATATTTGATAATATACTCACTTTATGCacaaaattttatgtttttattgacTTGAACGTAAGAATATTCTTTGCAGGTGGAGTCCCCTCATTCCTTTGGAGTCAACTCACGAAGCTTGCAAAGAGGTGATCCAGTgactattttaaaattcaatcaaCCATATTTCGGCAAGaatagatactaatttataaattagattataaatttctattaataatagaaactacttatatacaaataattatttagtttataaaataatatctaatttaatcctaattaataattttttatttttataattaattttgatgtaatgattttttttagtattttgtaTTAATCTCAAATCAATATCAAGATTATCTCTGATTTcttttataagaaataaaaatatattttatttatccaAGAGCTTGATTCAAAGTACCATCAATTTCTGAAAACAACCAGATAATATTTATCGCAAGTtgtttacatatttaaaaagtttataGTACCAGCCTCTCCAAAATATTTAATGGTGTCTTCGataaaatgttaattataaCTTATTGTTGtgttaaaacaaatttaagcaTGTTCCATTTATTAAGTTGCGGAAtgagttaaataaaaatattaaaagaatgtGATACAAATATGTATAACATGTGTAACACgacaaagaaaaaaacaactcattaaattaaataaaaactatttacaAAAAAGACCATGATAACTAAGTTAAGACAAATTTTTCATTTACCTCCGTATTTATTCTTCTGGTTCATAGTTTCGAGAATACCAAAATTATCTCTATATTTTATTgacattttttctttcaaatttcagatttgaacaCTTTCTGAATTACAAAATTCGAAGTTAATATTTGCgatcttttgtattttaaattacaccataaaatataaattttttaaaatacaaaatttgtattttgtattgtgtgttaaaatgtaaattttcttaaaaactaACCAAGAAAAgtaattttggtatttttttaaaatatggaggttcaaaaagaaaatcctggaggtgcaggaagaatttgccccAAGTTAAGAGTTTGTATTTTCAGTTGTACACACTGTTCCCTGTCGGTGACTTAACTGAACCAGTATGCCCAATCACGTTTGGCAGTTTGGCAATTTCTTCATGCACCATGTCAATTACAACATGCACCCAATCCACTGTcggaaatgacaaaaatatttttcataaatgacaaaaatatttttcataaatgacgaaaataaccttaTACAAAAGGAGGGTGTAAATAAAAATCACTTCCAGAACCTTTTATCcgaaaatattttggattttgatATTCGGTACACATTTTTGAATTCCAAAATTTTTTATTCggaatacatttttaattttgtgtttcggatttttttttcagaatatacttttttatttttgaattttatttattatttcggATTTTCAAATCCAGAATAAGGATAGTTTTGGAATTTTGTAAAAACTGATAGGGTGCAGGtcaaaattgatatggtgcaggaagaaattgccatCACTTTTCTATGCTATTTTTTTGTGCATTTGGGCCTTTTTGGCACTTCttcaaagaaaaaaaggaaactatactgaaagtggactttaaactaaattaattgtCTAAATTCCGTTTTGTTTTATTGATGATTGAGTTGATCAATCCCATTTTCACTTGAGGTCAATTAGAGAAACCCAAAACTTGTTAGTTTGATTAAATTGTTTTGGATTTAAAGAACTTAAACTCACCATATATTAGTAGTTTTTAGAATATAACTCCAATCTTTTTAgggttaatataatttaaatctaattaaaaatatgctttttatttgtttcatatgttaaataaattttaaattattatcatCAATTCATCATGATCACATTAGCTTAATTAGAAAGTTAGTAATATAAATTCAgcaaaataaaagtatattattTAGTTTAAACTTTAAGTGTATTAAATAATCTCTATATAGATTATCAGTTCATAAACTAAACTAGTTGAAACATACACCAGTTTTATTGGTGCAGTTGAGGGAATTGTCATAGTAAACGGCTAGTGAAATTATTGACGACTCATTAAAACTTTAGTTTCTAACAGTTACAAAGAGGACAAAAAGAATATGATTTTCTACTTGTATTGCTTGATTAGATTCATTAACCAAGCTCAATAAAcaaattaatgaattaaaaCTCAAACAAAATTGATTGCCAACCTTCACATATTTCTTACAGCTAGTAAACATTAACCATTGTGATTTTACATGGATGAACGCCAAAGAATATTTGGTGATATCTTAAAAACAATCTCAGAAAGCTATTTGAATGGTGATTCAAAGTTTAATAGGTAGCAGTGTACAAATGTTGTGCATATACCTCCTCTACTTGTTTTGGTCTACAGTTCATGTTTTCCAGGCGCTCTCTCTTGAGAGCAGTGAACTTAGCAGCTATTTCATCGCAGTCTGGCAACTTAGGATGAACATGGTTAGGATTTTGAGAAGGACATGAATATGTCCTTAACATCCAGTCTTTGTTGTTTTTTTGCGTCTCTTGGGGCATGGCCATGGCCCTTGAATATGTAGCTTCTGTTTCTATTATTGTTGAGGAACAACTGGTCCTTGGATTGGAAACTTCGGGACCAGTTTGGAAATCTGAGTAGTTGAATGGACGATATTCAGCTGCACTACAATAACTTCTCCTATTTGGCCTCTGAGGGATGGTAACCAATTCATTTCTTTGGTTCAATTCATCACCCCAAAAGGGTTGGCAATGGCAACACTCATCATGCAGAACTCCTGGTTGAACATGTATGCCTCTTGTCCCTCTCTTTTGCTTCAGTGATTGAGGTTCCAAATAGTCTCTATCATTATAAAGGCAAAAGTAACAAGGCTGGTTCAAGCTGCAGCCACTCATTTTAAAGTTGAAAAGTTGTCTCCTTGTGCCATCTTGGCATTGACATGACTGTAAAACCTTCCCCTCTTCTGAGAAACCGTGTAGCATCAGTCTCTTCTGGCCATCATAACTTGATGGGAGAATTTCTACTAGTGAAGGCTTATGGTGCTTTCTTTGGTGATGAGTACTATGCTTATGAGCTGAGGTACTTTTGCATGGTTTGTGATAATATATCATGTATCCAATATCCATAGCACCTAGGTTTTCCCCGGAGGATGATCTCCTTCTTGATCTTTTCTTATGTTTCCTTTTGCTCTTTCCAGAGGTTTTTGTGCTTGAGTTCTCACTCTCTGATCCGTCATGACCCATATCACTATCATCgaaaccaaattgatttttttctacTCTGGATACACCAGAAGAACTGAACTTCAACAGCAGTTGGTCCTGACTGACACAATCTTTTGCTTCAGAAAACTCCTTAATGTCATCCACATATTCTACCATTTCTCGAGGACAGGGAGGGAAAGTTACTCTTAGTGGAGAAGATGTTAAATCCATTCTTTCCCCCTTGGTTTGCAAATCAAAATTTATTGAAGAAAGTAGCTCAGGATAGTCTATCTGTTCTACTTTCTTTTCCAAAGGATAACTCGGGATATATGGGGGATATTGCTGAACAGCACACACCATCGCAGAAGTATTGGCAAAGCTAGCATCTGGTAGAGAAGAATCACTTGGTTCGGAAATGAATGAATTGGCACATGTTACATCTCTTTTCATCTCTGAAAGGTAGACTTTAGATCCTGAAACTGAATCAATTATGCGGGCATCACTTTCCACTAGTTGATACCCTTTATCTTCTTTCAGCTGTACAAAAGCATTCAACATAATTTGGTATTAGTAGATGATGACAAGATTATAAACTCGTTAATACATTCAAGGTGGTAAAAAATATTGACCTGCTCTTGTTGCCAATTGGGGTAGTATTTTATAGTTAATAAATCTTGTTGGAGGCAGTTATCTCTGGCTACTTCATCCACCATTCTGTACTTAATTTCATCCGGCACAGACTTTACTGACAGCTTCTCTTTCAACTGTGATTCCAAAATTCCATGAATATGTATTCATCACTACTAAATATGGAATATCTAAACTTTACTGAAAAAAACATCATACTTGTTTGTTCACAAGATTCCCTGGAAATAGCTCCACAGCTCTAGTTGCAAATCTCTCACCATAACGCTGTTCAAAGAGCTTCCTGATGACACCAAGCTCAGGAAGTTCCCCACATCTTGCTGAAGCAAATATAAGACTAGAAACTGCTTCATTAATGTCATTTGGACAGTCCCTGATGTTTGGAAAGTAGGAccatcagaaaaaaaaatgtgaaggaGATGAGGGGCTGGAAAATGAATTTGATTTAGATAGGTACAAAGCAGTTAGTACTTTTGCTTCCGAATGTAGGAGAGTTGGGTAAGGATAAATTCACAGAAGCGATCTAACAATTCATACGCAGCTGCTAGGCTTTCATCTCCTATAAGCTGCTCAACCTGAAGTTTGGAGAAAATTTTTAGTTAAGATTTGGGAATGCAGAATGGGATGcttataaaatatatactttATTAATAGAGAttagagaaagaaaataataaaacactTGTGAGTTAAGtcacaaaattataataaaacacTTCTGAGATATTATAATTGCGTCACATTCCTGTATTTGCAAGCTAGAAAGACCAGAGTttcttaatttctaaattttgttaCAGAATACAAAACTAAGATTCTGATCTTAAAATAACTACTGTCGTTAAACAAACTTGGATTTTTTCCTCGTCAAGGGCTTCATCAAGAAGAATTATAGAGGCTCAAGTGCTAAACATGTACACACGAGAGACATATACTATCAGTTATTAGACTTACTAGGAGAATTTACAAAACTAATAGAAGACAGAGTAGCATATTAAGCTAACAGTAACAAAACCTACAATAAAACCCAGCAACAACTTTATTTTATGGAAAACCATCTTCCAACACTCATACATAAtgcaaagaaaagaagaaaactttTCTTATATTAATGACAAAAAATGATATTAAGGAAGAGAGTTATTGAGGCAGTGATCAAGAAATGAACAGGTAGCATTAACAAACCCGGTTAAATGCAGTTTCTTCATGGCCACGTTGTATTAGCTCGGCCAAGTCCTTTCGCAGTTGCCTGGCTATTGCAAGCCTCTTGTTCTTGAGTAGGCTCAGCCGGTACCGGGCTCTTTTGATCGTCCTCTTGCTGCAAACCACCAAagccaaaacaaaaacaagggTTACATAAACTTGAACTCATGCATGTATGATCGTGTCAAGCAACATAAACTCAAGTTTTGATCAGTTTAGTTACCATTTGGAAGCTTTGGACCAACCGAACAATATGTCAAACATATCTACTTTCTGAATTCATTAGAAatatgaaaaaagaaaacaagctTTAGTATATAGAAAGCAGTTTTGCAaaccaaagagaaaaaaaagttattagaaGTGACGAAAAAGCAACTGCAGGAGGACAGTTACAGTTGAGGCTGAGTTTTGTTGAGATAATTTAGATGAGAGTGGTTTGAAAAAAGAGAAAGTGACAAATTAGTGGGACTTAAtttgaaagaagaagaaggagacaGTTGTGGTCTCTTTGAAAAATAACTGCTCCACTCTACCTCTGTTTTTCAGATTTTGGACACGTCAATCAATTTCCTTTTGCAAAACACCACGTACCTGCGAAAAAAATAGCAGAACAGGTTCGTTAAATTCTACAAGTTCATTTCAACCTACAAAATGCTCATTAAGTTTATATTTAATCATTTGTGAGATATATctaattattagtattataagtACATATAGACATATTCATTACCTcttaaaaacacaattaagttaattacaattaattaaaCATTAGTGCTACAAATATTAAATTGAAGATTGACATTTCACTTATTATGAGCCAAGAACAACTCTTGATATAGTTAATGACAAGATTAATACTATAGGGGATAATTAAAGCGGAAAAGTTGAGTGCATTGATGAAAAACACGTTCCTATCAGAAAAGAAAGAAGCATGCGCATCAAACACACTGGTGTGGCTCAGGTAAATGAAGGAATTATATGATTGAAGTGACCGTAACAAGAACGCGCTGACACTGACACTGACACATGTAATTGTGATCAGTGAATAAATtcaaagaaaagaaacaaaacacAGCGTTTCAAGAAACTAATCTAATCTATCTATGCCATGGCGTGGCCGTTAGTTGTTAGCGTTTTTGTTAAGCAAAAACCGATAACCAATTCGACCCACCTCCTTGTACTACGTAATTCTAGGACGTTCACCAACTCATGTTTTTTTGTTACCCTTTCAGAGAAACTtgcacattttaaaaataaaaaatatatatagattaatacacatatttcattattttggtgTCATTCTTAAATGCAAAAATGTGAAAACTTACAATTATGAGTACACAatgtgtttatattttttaggaGGCAGCATCTTATGATTCACGTATGATGTTCTTGCACTTTAGGTGGTTGTTGTTTACTTGTTTTGCGTGTACGAATCGTATGCTGTTCTTCTGTGTTgtattgttctgtttttatctTCGTTTACAGTGTAGGGACTCGACAATTGGATAAGGAATAAAATTATTAGGTTCTAACTTTATGGGtataatattatttcttttagtCAAATGTGAGagtctatttttttttgttcagATCTTGATTACAATCGTGTTACTAAGGGATGAATTTGTAATTTTAGTATAGGGTTTagttatagtttaaactatcaAGATTCCTAAAGAATTCATACAGCTTCCTCTGATGCAGTTATaatgtaagaaaaataaaaagttcatCTCATAGTTGCAGTTATAATGTAAGAACAAGAAAAAGAGAAATGTTAAGACATTTCAATAGAAAATGTCCTTACTTGATAGCAGCGCGACTCTCACAAACTCAAGAAAAAAGAGGAGGTTTGAGGTTGATGATGTCCAAAGAGAAATCTACgtgaaaaaaatattcaatgcTATAAGAGAAAGTATGAGAagtttatttatagatttagaGTCTCagctaaaattttcaaaaatatttaaaatatcattgattattaaatatttttattaaatcagTTATTACTATATAAATGTTTAAGTTTATTTGATTAGATTGCATGTAATATAAATGTTTAAGTTTATCTGATTAGATTGCAACTAACTTATTTTATTAGATTACATGTAATTTAATtggattttatattattataaatatataagtgagtagGAAAATTAAGTAAATAATATATGTGATTGATTTTATTTATGGATATTTGGCCTCATCTagatattcaaaatatatttaaaataaatatctatCATTAAATCTATTTTGACTGTGTAAATATTACAGTTATAAGGTTGACGAGTTCCGaggaagaaattaaaaatacataagTTAATATAAAATTCAGTTAATATTCGTATGGAATTCTTGAAACTAATATATATTTAGAGATTTTTTAGTGTTAGGtgacatatttaaaaaaattaacataattaaaaaatactattaattattaaatatattattcaatcaattattattatataaatattaaattaatatggTTTAATTgaagttttatatttatatatatatatatatatatatatatatatatatatatatatgttagaTATATACAGAATAGGTATAGAAAATGTTGCTGTTTAGGATTtaaaaaagatatcactctctaATTGTGAAATCCGTCTTTGCTTTGTTGATGAGAGGGATAATGGAAGTGATTTTTCAATCCTCACACGAATGAAAAGATTTATATTGATTCTACGTAGGATTATCTTATTTAACCCAAATATTACAggtattttattataattataatatacaaaattaaatattaaatatatttatttaacaatttaaaaaatattaaattatgctattaataacaacaaataattataaataacaaaaataataaaataaaattataatatcaacaacatatatagttatataaaataacaaatatatataataataaatattatttttataatttaaatatatttaataaatttatttgaatttaacacaaaaatattttttattatattttttaatttttattaaaaaaaatacaagtaattatagatattatatattaaaaaaattatttaattcaaatctaaaaaaatatatatatcataattcattattaaaatattttttaataataaaaataaatttgtaaacttacattttacatctttaaaataatttttaaattctctctcaactatcacatcacttacaaatttcaataaatcatTCTTACAAATTCACTATATCATCtctcaatccaaacaatctCAGATAACATTTTTCCTAATCCTTATAAATCCATTCCTTTCCCGACATAATATGTTGCAGCTCATGTAAATGTAGTGttgaaattaatattaatacttgTTAATTACCAGTGTGCTAATTTAATACAACCAGCATGTTCAAAGTGATTAAATCAATTTGCTTAGACACTGAGCAATGAGCTTGGAAATATGACACAAAGGTTTAACTTTGCAGTCTGCAT includes:
- the LOC137835469 gene encoding uncharacterized protein, translated to MFDILFGWSKASKCKRTIKRARYRLSLLKNKRLAIARQLRKDLAELIQRGHEETAFNRVEQLIGDESLAAAYELLDRFCEFILTQLSYIRKQKDCPNDINEAVSSLIFASARCGELPELGVIRKLFEQRYGERFATRAVELFPGNLVNKQLKEKLSVKSVPDEIKYRMVDEVARDNCLQQDLLTIKYYPNWQQEQLKEDKGYQLVESDARIIDSVSGSKVYLSEMKRDVTCANSFISEPSDSSLPDASFANTSAMVCAVQQYPPYIPSYPLEKKVEQIDYPELLSSINFDLQTKGERMDLTSSPLRVTFPPCPREMVEYVDDIKEFSEAKDCVSQDQLLLKFSSSGVSRVEKNQFGFDDSDMGHDGSESENSSTKTSGKSKRKHKKRSRRRSSSGENLGAMDIGYMIYYHKPCKSTSAHKHSTHHQRKHHKPSLVEILPSSYDGQKRLMLHGFSEEGKVLQSCQCQDGTRRQLFNFKMSGCSLNQPCYFCLYNDRDYLEPQSLKQKRGTRGIHVQPGVLHDECCHCQPFWGDELNQRNELVTIPQRPNRRSYCSAAEYRPFNYSDFQTGPEVSNPRTSCSSTIIETEATYSRAMAMPQETQKNNKDWMLRTYSCPSQNPNHVHPKLPDCDEIAAKFTALKRERLENMNCRPKQVEEVYAQHLYTATY